The Candidatus Omnitrophota bacterium genome has a window encoding:
- a CDS encoding LptF/LptG family permease yields MKIIRSYIIKDFFTVFIFSLLILSTVLLMGKLIDLSDMIVRKGVNIKDAFTLLSFAFPPLMRYTLPLAFFMGVLLSMGRLIADNEVIAMRVAGVSTFKILHIFLIIGTIFALLLFILNDKVVPQLTYRYHNVKKILMKNISAFIEPGVFLEHFENHVIYVSDKQENKLKNVIIYMLDKENKKATTMIVAKQGEFIVEKDVLKMKLEDVYYHDIDSAGKRDVRGEFKIFFKNIPIEKEKPTKTEKKPSDMRIEELLSKIKQYRQKGIETTDFLTEFHERINLSFSIIAFTILGFGVSLVVRHREKSINFGIACLGALTYYLLSILGKALIERQIVTPWIGIWLSSFIIMLLGVSLIYKYAHSR; encoded by the coding sequence ATGAAAATAATCCGCAGCTACATCATTAAAGATTTCTTTACTGTTTTTATCTTCTCGCTTCTTATTTTAAGCACCGTGCTGTTGATGGGCAAACTGATTGATCTCTCAGATATGATTGTTCGTAAAGGCGTTAATATTAAAGACGCCTTTACTTTGTTGTCATTTGCCTTCCCGCCGCTCATGCGCTACACCCTACCATTAGCATTCTTCATGGGTGTACTCCTATCTATGGGCCGATTAATCGCCGACAATGAAGTAATTGCCATGCGAGTAGCCGGGGTCTCAACTTTTAAAATACTACACATTTTTCTGATTATTGGAACAATCTTCGCATTGCTACTATTTATTCTAAATGATAAGGTAGTGCCTCAACTTACCTACCGCTACCATAATGTAAAAAAAATACTTATGAAAAATATATCGGCCTTTATTGAGCCGGGGGTCTTTTTAGAGCATTTCGAAAATCATGTCATCTATGTATCCGATAAGCAAGAAAATAAATTAAAAAATGTCATAATTTATATGCTCGATAAGGAAAATAAAAAAGCGACCACAATGATCGTAGCTAAACAAGGAGAGTTCATCGTAGAGAAAGACGTGCTAAAAATGAAACTGGAAGATGTCTATTATCATGACATCGACTCCGCCGGCAAACGTGATGTACGTGGTGAATTTAAAATCTTCTTTAAAAATATCCCGATTGAAAAAGAAAAACCGACTAAAACCGAAAAGAAACCTTCAGACATGAGAATAGAAGAGCTACTCAGTAAGATTAAACAATACCGGCAAAAAGGCATAGAAACGACCGATTTTCTGACTGAATTTCACGAAAGGATAAATCTATCCTTCTCGATCATTGCCTTCACTATCTTAGGTTTCGGAGTATCTCTAGTTGTACGCCACCGGGAAAAATCGATTAACTTCGGTATTGCCTGTTTAGGTGCACTAACCTACTACCTGCTTTCAATACTAGGTAAAGCCTTAATCGAACGTCAAATAGTAACCCCTTGGATCGGAATTTGGCTATCCAGTTTTATAATTATGCTTTTAGGAGTTTCTCTTATCTATAAGTATGCGCATTCTCGATAA
- a CDS encoding response regulator — protein MKKILIIDDEEDLSFFVKANLELVEGYEVTTATSGKEGIRVAAKYMPNIILLDIMMPGMDGYETLDKLKSSKKTMSIPVIMLTARADEESKVKAASAYNEDYLIKPVQIDVLRAKIEEVLKRRNFEEDL, from the coding sequence ATGAAAAAGATACTAATTATTGATGATGAAGAAGATCTGTCCTTTTTTGTCAAAGCGAACCTAGAGTTAGTTGAAGGCTATGAAGTTACAACGGCCACTAGCGGTAAAGAAGGTATTAGAGTCGCCGCCAAGTACATGCCGAATATAATACTTCTTGATATTATGATGCCGGGTATGGATGGCTATGAGACTTTAGATAAACTTAAGAGTTCAAAGAAGACAATGTCTATTCCGGTAATTATGCTCACTGCTAGGGCTGACGAAGAGTCTAAAGTAAAAGCGGCAAGTGCTTATAACGAAGATTATTTGATTAAACCTGTCCAAATAGATGTTTTAAGGGCAAAAATTGAAGAAGTGCTAAAACGTCGGAACTTTGAAGAAGACTTGTGA
- a CDS encoding ComF family protein — MLKKYIKTAKNLLFPLTCFSCEKKIHQGQLCNDCYKKIKFLKPPLCRYCLRKIDEPEKLTCNKCKTKLYPYMRAISATEYKEPLTKLIQLFKYRNCDYLGDLLAQLIIKHLEDIQFSAYRYHCITAVPLHRYKLKMRGYNQAEVLANFLSNHFNIPLRNDIISVTRFRPSQTKLARLKRQNNVKGIFNASNAVKNLNLILVDDIFTTGSTIFACSEALKEKGANIITALTLSKTVRNQFKQQS, encoded by the coding sequence GTGCTTAAAAAGTATATAAAAACTGCCAAGAATTTACTTTTTCCCTTAACCTGTTTTAGCTGCGAGAAAAAAATACATCAGGGACAGCTCTGTAATGACTGCTATAAAAAAATAAAGTTCTTAAAACCGCCTCTTTGCCGCTATTGTTTACGAAAAATAGATGAACCAGAAAAATTAACCTGCAATAAATGTAAAACTAAACTATACCCCTATATGCGAGCAATCAGTGCAACCGAATATAAAGAGCCCTTAACTAAGCTAATTCAGCTATTTAAATACCGTAATTGCGATTATTTAGGTGACCTCCTAGCTCAGCTAATAATTAAGCATCTAGAAGATATCCAATTTTCTGCTTATCGCTATCACTGCATAACTGCCGTTCCCTTGCACCGTTATAAACTAAAAATGAGGGGTTATAACCAAGCTGAGGTCTTAGCTAACTTCCTATCAAATCATTTCAATATTCCCCTAAGAAATGATATAATAAGTGTCACGAGATTCAGGCCTTCTCAGACAAAACTGGCCAGGCTTAAAAGACAAAATAATGTAAAAGGAATATTTAACGCAAGCAACGCTGTGAAAAACCTAAATCTTATTCTAGTTGATGATATCTTCACTACTGGATCAACTATTTTTGCGTGTTCAGAAGCCCTAAAAGAAAAAGGTGCCAATATAATCACAGCCCTAACTTTATCCAAAACTGTAAGAAACCAATTTAAACAACAATCATGA
- a CDS encoding acyl-CoA thioesterase produces the protein MEKKIYYHDTDCGGVVYYSNYLKYLEEARTEFLLDKGLDVDKLAKEDTLFVVGSVNISYKAPAKYADKLAIYTEVIKKKNVSLEFSQEVKRADQVLVSAITKLVCVGSNFKPKAMSKEVNERIG, from the coding sequence ATAGAAAAAAAGATTTACTACCACGATACTGATTGCGGAGGAGTGGTCTATTATTCTAATTACCTGAAGTATCTTGAAGAAGCCAGAACCGAATTTTTACTCGATAAGGGTTTGGATGTAGATAAATTGGCCAAAGAAGATACTTTGTTTGTGGTTGGTAGTGTAAATATTAGTTATAAGGCTCCGGCTAAATATGCCGATAAGCTAGCAATCTATACTGAGGTTATTAAAAAGAAAAACGTATCTTTGGAGTTTTCCCAAGAAGTAAAAAGAGCTGATCAGGTGTTAGTTTCAGCAATTACTAAACTTGTTTGTGTGGGGAGTAATTTTAAGCCCAAGGCGATGTCAAAAGAGGTAAACGAGAGGATAGGATAA
- a CDS encoding VanZ family protein, which translates to MRFFSWPTVITFSLLIFVLSISPIGVAEEIVFPFLDKFFHGLAYFLLSFVTVNTFRKANKKHAVLGGFIYSFSLSILIEIAQYFIPYRSFQVTDIAANFLGSFLGCLLRVI; encoded by the coding sequence ATGCGTTTTTTTTCTTGGCCAACAGTAATTACTTTTTCTTTGCTAATTTTCGTACTTTCTATTTCTCCGATTGGCGTAGCCGAAGAAATTGTCTTTCCTTTTTTAGATAAATTTTTCCACGGATTAGCTTATTTTTTGCTTAGTTTTGTAACGGTGAATACTTTCCGCAAAGCAAATAAAAAGCATGCTGTACTTGGTGGATTCATTTATTCCTTTTCGCTGAGCATATTGATCGAAATAGCTCAGTACTTTATTCCCTATCGAAGTTTTCAGGTCACGGATATAGCTGCTAATTTTTTGGGAAGTTTTTTGGGTTGTTTGCTTAGAGTTATCTAG
- the argC gene encoding N-acetyl-gamma-glutamyl-phosphate reductase, whose protein sequence is MIKAAVLGATGFTGEKLIEILLNHPKVQIGYICAKVEKIQKFSTIFPHFKNKLDMVCANPDLEQAAKLAEVIFLALPHKLSYTVAPFFLEKGKLVVDLSADYRLKDPKVYEQFYKAKHKDLKNLKNSVYGLPEYYKEKIKKAKLIANPGCYPTVSTLSLAPLLKEGVVKNVIIDAKSGISGAGRNPDLTYRYDHLSGNLFGYKLFDHQHLPEIEQVLSNISKKKVSLRFTPHVIPAERGILATIYADLVKPVKENTVNSIYAQYYKKAPFVRLFKQKLPQLKDVVGSNFCDIGFQIKDKKIVIIGTIDNLIKGAAGQAVQNMNIALGWDEKLGLL, encoded by the coding sequence ATGATTAAGGCTGCAGTATTAGGAGCAACCGGTTTTACCGGCGAAAAATTGATTGAAATTCTACTTAATCACCCTAAGGTGCAGATTGGCTATATCTGCGCAAAGGTTGAAAAAATTCAGAAATTTTCAACTATTTTCCCTCATTTTAAAAACAAATTGGATATGGTTTGTGCCAATCCTGATCTTGAGCAGGCGGCCAAACTGGCTGAGGTTATATTTTTAGCTTTGCCGCATAAGTTATCTTATACGGTGGCGCCTTTTTTCTTAGAGAAAGGAAAGCTAGTAGTAGATTTGTCAGCTGACTACAGACTAAAAGATCCGAAGGTTTATGAACAATTTTATAAGGCTAAACATAAGGATTTAAAAAATTTAAAGAACTCGGTATATGGGCTTCCGGAATATTATAAAGAGAAGATAAAAAAGGCGAAACTTATCGCTAACCCAGGCTGTTATCCTACGGTCTCAACTTTAAGTCTAGCTCCTTTGTTGAAAGAAGGCGTAGTTAAGAATGTAATTATTGATGCTAAAAGTGGGATTAGCGGTGCCGGAAGAAATCCGGATTTAACTTATCGCTATGATCATTTAAGCGGTAATCTGTTTGGCTATAAACTTTTTGATCATCAGCATTTACCGGAGATAGAACAGGTGCTTTCTAATATTAGTAAAAAGAAAGTTTCACTTAGATTCACTCCGCACGTTATTCCGGCTGAGAGAGGAATTTTGGCGACTATCTATGCTGATTTAGTCAAACCGGTCAAAGAAAATACGGTTAACAGTATTTATGCTCAGTACTACAAGAAAGCCCCTTTCGTGAGGTTGTTTAAGCAGAAGCTTCCTCAATTAAAAGATGTTGTCGGTAGTAATTTTTGTGATATTGGTTTCCAGATTAAAGATAAAAAGATAGTCATCATTGGAACGATTGATAATTTAATAAAAGGTGCCGCCGGCCAGGCAGTGCAAAATATGAATATAGCTTTAGGCTGGGATGAAAAACTGGGTTTATTATGA
- a CDS encoding RNA pseudouridine synthase produces MNSHNKAFEIVFNDEYLVVVNKIAKILVQPASSKKEVTLTTLIAKELNEKVFPCHRLDRETTGLIIYAKSSAIQTDLTWQFRKSEVKKKYIAFVKGRLDGREGLLDDQIIDREGKRFGEKPKRAKTIYRVLERFPNFSVLELTPLTGRTNQLRIQLANIGYPILGETKYAFRKDFAIRFRRLALHAFYLQFLHPVSSDKVNLKINLANDMKDFLDKRRK; encoded by the coding sequence ATGAATTCCCATAATAAAGCGTTTGAAATTGTTTTTAATGACGAATATTTAGTTGTTGTAAATAAAATTGCGAAAATTTTAGTTCAACCTGCATCTAGCAAGAAAGAGGTGACTTTAACCACGCTTATTGCTAAAGAGTTAAATGAGAAAGTTTTTCCTTGTCATCGATTAGATCGAGAAACTACTGGTTTGATTATTTACGCGAAAAGCTCAGCCATCCAGACTGATCTTACCTGGCAGTTCAGAAAGAGTGAAGTTAAAAAAAAGTACATTGCTTTTGTTAAGGGTCGTTTAGATGGAAGGGAAGGCTTACTTGATGATCAGATAATCGATCGCGAGGGGAAACGTTTTGGTGAAAAACCCAAAAGAGCAAAAACAATTTATAGGGTGTTAGAAAGATTTCCTAATTTCAGTGTTTTAGAACTTACTCCTTTAACTGGAAGAACTAACCAGTTGCGTATACAACTAGCTAATATCGGTTATCCGATCTTAGGTGAAACAAAGTATGCCTTCCGGAAGGATTTTGCAATTAGATTTCGACGGCTGGCTTTGCACGCTTTTTATTTGCAATTTCTTCATCCGGTGAGCTCCGATAAGGTTAATTTAAAGATCAATTTAGCTAATGATATGAAGGATTTTTTAGATAAAAGGAGAAAGTAA
- a CDS encoding PAS domain-containing protein: MLLFGFVISLIYWIFSALSDMLIFGQGTFFENLTAPSSQELIHRLSVVLVLIISSGYFRYFIGKRQVIENELDQEYCLSPIALNRIGAMTFVFDPTGKILRFNQACEKITGYTFGEVRNKSFWKLFLEPDTAELMRERLNWISSKSFPREYENIWLVRNRQRIFIKWHNTMVLDKESKLKYIVSVGTDITEYQQKQNIFRGFNRQYQGLIDNIGIGISVVSPDLSIAYKNRQYKEWFPKGDVSSQSVSHDILSNFSSQNCGKCPSCKVLSDGVAHEAMIEVDALGKRMVYKVSASAVIDTEGKIVGAIETIQDFTKINHQEVEIRRSYLAQAVINSLLRFSLENITLEGFLKCAPGIIVSTPWLSSKSKVAIYLVGDEPEVLVLRAQVNFSKEEIPGIKRFAFGEHIAGRAAQLARPQFSAHIQEGNEIGIKNGGINAHYCLPIIYSGAVLGVIDIYMEDGHIQSKQEEEFLSAIANTLAGVIHRKEVEERLGKTNDCFVSLGIDPVANIQSFVALSGEILEVDTMFYQQFNPDTNSFEILGEYNSSGSYKPLVKYYKSACHETMRAEGEILVKDVSEISQSTKNSKLHTFVGQAVRCGGSYVGLLSGFYRDYFRLREDDRKFLGVIASAIGVEEERIKSKRHLDVAYDRLKEAQHELVQSEKLAALGRFSSGMAHEVKNPLGIILGGIEFLEKKLVKADKDERLAIKKIKESTLRADSVVRNLLKFAMPSEIKTEKLNPVDLINDTLTLVKYRISLINVKIDTDFTKEDIFVSGDKNQLQQVLFNLIMNAVDAVAKGSIIKIKTLKVSAGYLAYPACVIEINDTGQGISEDNLSKLFEPFFTTKRDKKGTGLGLSISKIIVENHKGKLTIDSEFGKGTMARVILPIAAG, translated from the coding sequence ATGTTACTGTTTGGATTTGTTATATCTCTAATTTATTGGATTTTTTCCGCCCTGAGCGACATGCTTATTTTTGGTCAGGGAACTTTTTTTGAAAATCTTACTGCCCCTAGCTCTCAAGAATTAATTCATCGCTTGTCAGTAGTTTTAGTTCTAATAATATCCAGTGGCTACTTTAGATATTTTATCGGAAAGCGTCAGGTTATCGAGAATGAGCTTGATCAGGAGTATTGCCTTTCTCCAATAGCTCTAAATAGGATTGGGGCTATGACCTTTGTTTTTGATCCTACCGGTAAAATTTTACGTTTTAATCAGGCTTGCGAAAAAATAACCGGTTATACATTCGGTGAAGTAAGGAATAAATCCTTTTGGAAACTCTTTTTAGAGCCGGATACTGCTGAATTGATGAGGGAGCGACTTAATTGGATTAGTAGCAAATCGTTCCCTAGAGAGTATGAGAATATTTGGTTAGTTCGTAATCGGCAGCGTATTTTTATAAAATGGCACAACACGATGGTTTTAGACAAGGAATCAAAGCTAAAATACATTGTAAGCGTTGGCACAGATATAACCGAATACCAGCAAAAACAAAATATATTCAGGGGTTTTAATCGACAATATCAGGGGCTAATTGATAATATTGGTATCGGCATTTCGGTTGTCTCTCCGGATTTATCGATTGCTTATAAAAATCGCCAATACAAAGAATGGTTTCCCAAAGGAGATGTTTCTAGCCAATCGGTCAGCCATGATATTCTTAGTAATTTTTCTTCTCAAAATTGCGGCAAGTGTCCGAGTTGTAAAGTTTTGTCTGATGGCGTGGCTCATGAAGCAATGATTGAGGTTGACGCTTTAGGTAAAAGGATGGTTTATAAAGTTTCTGCATCGGCAGTTATTGACACTGAAGGTAAAATCGTTGGTGCGATAGAAACAATTCAGGATTTTACAAAAATTAATCATCAGGAAGTCGAAATAAGACGCAGCTACCTTGCTCAGGCAGTAATTAATTCTCTTTTACGTTTTTCTTTAGAGAATATTACTCTTGAGGGTTTTTTAAAATGTGCCCCGGGCATTATTGTATCTACCCCTTGGCTTAGTTCAAAATCCAAGGTGGCGATTTACTTAGTTGGAGATGAACCGGAAGTCTTAGTCTTGAGAGCTCAGGTTAATTTTTCTAAAGAAGAGATCCCGGGTATAAAGCGTTTTGCTTTTGGTGAGCATATTGCTGGTCGAGCTGCCCAGTTGGCAAGACCACAATTTTCAGCCCATATTCAGGAAGGTAATGAGATCGGAATTAAAAATGGCGGAATTAACGCCCATTATTGTTTGCCGATCATCTACTCAGGGGCAGTTTTGGGGGTAATAGATATATATATGGAAGATGGCCATATCCAGAGTAAACAGGAGGAAGAGTTTTTATCGGCCATTGCTAATACTTTAGCTGGAGTAATCCATCGTAAAGAAGTCGAGGAACGATTAGGCAAGACAAATGATTGTTTTGTGAGCTTGGGAATAGACCCGGTTGCTAATATTCAGAGCTTTGTTGCTTTAAGCGGCGAAATCCTTGAAGTTGATACGATGTTTTATCAGCAATTTAATCCAGATACAAATTCTTTTGAGATTCTCGGTGAGTATAATAGCTCTGGTAGCTATAAGCCGTTAGTAAAATATTATAAGAGTGCTTGTCATGAGACTATGAGAGCTGAAGGCGAGATATTAGTTAAAGATGTATCAGAAATTTCTCAATCGACAAAAAATTCTAAACTTCATACTTTTGTTGGCCAGGCAGTTAGGTGCGGAGGTAGCTATGTTGGCTTGCTGAGTGGTTTCTACAGGGACTATTTTAGACTTAGGGAAGATGATCGCAAGTTCTTAGGGGTTATTGCCTCAGCCATCGGCGTTGAGGAGGAACGTATAAAGTCGAAGCGGCATCTTGATGTTGCTTATGATAGATTAAAAGAGGCTCAACATGAGCTCGTTCAGTCTGAAAAGCTAGCGGCTTTGGGACGATTTTCTTCGGGTATGGCCCATGAGGTAAAGAATCCTTTGGGTATTATTTTGGGAGGTATTGAGTTTTTAGAAAAAAAACTAGTTAAAGCAGACAAAGATGAAAGGTTAGCTATTAAAAAAATTAAAGAGTCTACTCTGCGGGCCGACAGCGTAGTACGTAATCTTCTTAAATTTGCAATGCCTTCGGAAATAAAAACCGAAAAACTTAATCCAGTTGATTTGATTAACGATACCCTCACGTTAGTTAAGTATCGGATTTCTTTAATTAATGTTAAAATTGATACTGATTTTACTAAAGAAGATATTTTCGTTTCCGGAGACAAAAACCAGCTACAGCAAGTTTTATTTAATTTAATAATGAATGCCGTCGATGCTGTAGCTAAGGGTTCGATTATTAAGATAAAAACTTTAAAAGTCTCGGCTGGTTATTTAGCCTATCCAGCCTGCGTTATTGAAATAAACGACACCGGCCAAGGTATATCTGAAGATAATTTATCTAAGCTGTTTGAGCCTTTTTTTACTACAAAGCGTGATAAGAAGGGGACTGGTCTAGGGTTATCAATTTCTAAAATAATAGTTGAGAACCATAAGGGTAAGTTAACTATTGATAGTGAGTTTGGGAAGGGGACTATGGCGAGAGTTATTCTGCCGATAGCCGCTGGATAG
- a CDS encoding prepilin-type N-terminal cleavage/methylation domain-containing protein codes for MREKAFTLIELVVVIAIIAILASIVAPNAFRSIEKSKVARAVSDIKTLQGAASNYYVSTNKRAPTYMMEDSTTYLNNPYITDSGDAGWNGAYLEQWPAHPWGGSYGWIQNYAWDGDGSLNDGIVVMDDDRPGMGVADNQGQVPQKALIKISEILDDGTLTSGTVQSPISGEAGTLGALTFHN; via the coding sequence ATGAGAGAAAAGGCGTTTACTTTAATCGAATTAGTAGTGGTTATTGCTATTATTGCCATCCTTGCTTCTATTGTCGCTCCTAATGCTTTTAGGTCAATCGAGAAGTCAAAGGTCGCTCGAGCAGTAAGCGACATAAAAACTCTGCAAGGAGCCGCAAGTAATTATTATGTGTCCACTAATAAACGGGCGCCGACCTACATGATGGAGGATTCTACAACTTACCTTAACAATCCCTATATAACTGATTCGGGAGATGCCGGTTGGAATGGTGCTTATCTTGAACAGTGGCCCGCACACCCTTGGGGAGGTAGCTACGGCTGGATTCAGAACTATGCTTGGGACGGAGACGGTTCTTTAAATGATGGTATTGTTGTCATGGATGATGACCGGCCGGGAATGGGAGTTGCGGATAACCAGGGACAAGTTCCTCAAAAAGCACTGATAAAAATTTCTGAGATTTTAGATGACGGCACTCTTACCAGTGGAACAGTCCAGTCACCAATCAGCGGTGAAGCTGGAACCTTAGGTGCTCTGACTTTTCATAATTGA
- a CDS encoding long-chain fatty acid--CoA ligase, which yields MKNNINNLNQLLDNAVSKFANRPALIFGARKITYQQLKVSADNLATSLYRLGIRSKDKVAVWLPNCPEFVFSFFAITRLGAVVVPINTMFKREEARYLVSDSQAKILICSIDKVEDVENILSRVDTLMNIISLPAPSQSRLMLSFHSLVRNSKGNFKRCEVVENDLAEIVYTSGTTGKPKGACLSHKNLISNIKDCSQVIKFSKADSVVCILPLFHSFASTVCMLLPIYNGGLVVIMRSVRPFKRVIRTIFRHRITIFVGVPSLYSILSAMKLTKLRWVLNVFINPIRLCISGAAALPLKVAKDFEKNFKRPLLQGYGLTEASPVVSLNLLDRKLKPGSVGRVLPSVKVKIVGKDGLEVVLGEVGELLVKGPNVMSGYYNLIEDTKKALKEGWLYTGDLAKMDEAGCIYIIGRSKEMINVRGFNVYPREIEDLLYQYPKIKEAAVVGVSHRHRGEVPVAFVVTEGKIEQREIINYLRSNLAAYKIPLKVFFKENLPKNATGKILKRELGDEVRATFEGIKE from the coding sequence ATGAAAAATAATATTAATAATTTAAATCAACTTTTAGACAATGCAGTTTCTAAATTTGCTAATCGTCCGGCATTAATTTTTGGAGCCCGCAAAATAACCTACCAGCAGTTAAAAGTCTCGGCAGACAATTTAGCGACTTCTCTTTATCGTTTAGGAATAAGATCCAAGGATAAGGTTGCTGTTTGGTTGCCCAATTGCCCGGAGTTTGTATTTTCTTTTTTTGCGATTACCCGGCTAGGCGCAGTAGTTGTTCCGATTAATACGATGTTTAAGCGAGAGGAGGCCCGTTATTTAGTTTCCGATTCTCAGGCAAAAATTCTAATTTGTTCTATTGATAAAGTGGAAGATGTTGAGAATATTCTTTCGCGTGTTGATACGCTTATGAATATAATTTCTCTACCGGCCCCGAGTCAAAGCAGGCTGATGCTTAGCTTTCATTCTTTAGTTAGGAATTCTAAAGGGAATTTTAAAAGGTGCGAAGTGGTTGAAAATGATTTAGCTGAAATAGTTTACACTTCCGGAACAACCGGAAAACCTAAGGGCGCCTGCCTCAGTCATAAAAATCTTATTTCTAACATTAAGGATTGTTCGCAAGTTATAAAATTCAGCAAAGCTGATTCGGTGGTTTGTATTTTGCCTCTTTTCCATTCTTTTGCTTCAACCGTTTGCATGCTGCTTCCTATTTATAATGGCGGTCTAGTAGTTATTATGCGCTCAGTGCGTCCGTTTAAGCGAGTCATTCGGACAATTTTTCGTCATCGGATTACTATTTTTGTCGGGGTACCTTCACTTTATAGTATTTTGAGTGCGATGAAGCTTACTAAGCTGCGCTGGGTTTTAAATGTTTTTATTAATCCAATTCGTCTGTGCATATCTGGTGCGGCAGCTCTTCCTTTAAAAGTAGCTAAAGATTTTGAGAAGAATTTTAAGCGACCCTTGCTTCAAGGCTATGGTTTAACTGAAGCTTCACCGGTAGTTTCCCTCAACCTTTTAGATAGAAAACTCAAACCAGGTTCAGTCGGCCGGGTTCTTCCTTCGGTTAAGGTTAAGATTGTAGGTAAAGATGGCCTGGAAGTTGTCTTGGGTGAGGTTGGTGAATTATTGGTTAAAGGCCCTAATGTAATGAGTGGTTATTATAATTTAATTGAGGATACAAAAAAAGCCTTAAAAGAAGGCTGGCTTTATACTGGCGATTTAGCTAAGATGGATGAAGCAGGCTGTATTTATATCATTGGTCGCAGCAAAGAGATGATTAATGTGAGAGGTTTTAATGTTTATCCTCGGGAGATTGAAGATTTACTTTATCAATATCCGAAGATAAAGGAGGCTGCGGTGGTCGGTGTTTCCCATCGACATCGGGGAGAGGTCCCGGTTGCTTTTGTGGTTACAGAGGGTAAAATAGAACAGCGTGAAATTATTAATTATTTAAGGTCGAATTTAGCAGCCTATAAAATACCGCTTAAAGTTTTCTTTAAAGAAAACTTGCCTAAAAATGCTACCGGAAAGATACTAAAAAGAGAGCTGGGAGATGAGGTTAGGGCAACTTTCGAAGGAATAAAGGAATAA
- a CDS encoding DUF192 domain-containing protein, translating into MTYSIFDKDKGTVISGKARIAKSFGLRLKGLMFKKEIDEKEALIFHNAPAIHTCFMRFAIDIVFLDKSNKVIRICEAVKPWKMVTCSKAAITIELPANRAKRRSLALGDQLEITLGD; encoded by the coding sequence ATGACATATTCGATTTTTGATAAAGATAAGGGTACAGTAATAAGTGGTAAAGCCAGGATAGCTAAGAGTTTTGGCTTGCGTCTAAAGGGGTTAATGTTTAAAAAGGAAATTGATGAAAAAGAAGCCCTTATTTTTCATAATGCGCCGGCGATTCACACTTGTTTTATGAGGTTTGCTATTGATATTGTGTTTTTGGATAAGAGCAATAAGGTAATAAGAATTTGTGAAGCAGTTAAGCCTTGGAAAATGGTTACTTGCTCCAAGGCGGCTATTACTATAGAACTTCCTGCCAATCGCGCCAAGCGCAGATCTTTGGCCCTAGGTGATCAATTAGAGATAACTCTTGGAGATTGA